A genomic segment from Neodiprion lecontei isolate iyNeoLeco1 chromosome 1, iyNeoLeco1.1, whole genome shotgun sequence encodes:
- the LOC107220934 gene encoding cell wall protein RBR3, with protein sequence MNELTTPFKDTTANPPTTQEQTRETLGKEDEPMIPTKPTPTVISGMDNEIPNDIALGDPQGRSIKGSSGKNIVPLNDKGLKHYSSQVEVVASPSIRLLPSTVYKTFTYLTTFYVPDENDVTTTSVKSREVISSEVSYVTEFIAPSASIASETTTTETPVTPPESEQRETTAPSTTTTTTTVKTETTENTSPPTTPKIETSSESTSEPEEEQTTKQDEEIELIFKTLYTTYTYLTTFFQEQTSSVISHEVVETNIITQTVDPYYDVSADVASLFDKTDSVLIAPTKSQEITRPSLMVQPAVQNEDEESTEEEDHVATTEESSISTIDVEQETEITTESSLEPTPSAEVTPQIHQDVVKTYYTTYTYFTTIFVEDETEIETRTEVFTNVVTGAIQPSTVLPTTLKSELPDTPPTPETPTTENMPKPQEIEKPAVPPEILAYLEAIKKQKSQEEALELAKKVKEETNGDETLVTGESQETTEPAPPTTLQAHSDNVPGVAVIEEPEMTPNPLDAPGEVLGRMVTDVISTSSSGGGTILDSGERRINTFPDDQEISESNNHEVEPAVTLLLQTSYTTFTYFTTMYKGDASNVVSRLETVTNTVTETIRPSAIDSQPVVPTITAPSTEFTTLTYWTTFYKDGDTITNSREETISSVATPEINPSPTTAVAPLPSRDFVVGAEVQPEGNLLDNEVPSPISPVSSEAPFSTEDVLTQPDYQAADVSNVGNRIAGNDNESISPDPTTFYTTYTYFTTSYVGNSTVLNSRLETVTSISQPTDRATGRAIGDGATAIPSVQALDTIDKPSPARATGIISTVRSSKVEDGTTTHFATDVRGTFINGLYAQVIESSTRIEKPEDSTASSATATPVLPTGVLSLNRGSIIDADEISTVYFTTRQLGTVVDGLYAKVVESTSSTKIDEERRATVTPTQTGTHRTGLVRLIEGYVEANDTTIFYRSKVIGTSIDGRYAQIIESTSSWLSATPAATASGELASSIAPSATDGNIAMSSAAFPTQVHPSPAVVESSMSDDPTTESSTEDSTEDLEDDTEDEDDDRDENGDGQKTSKRSRLTFTTKSKSFTPVIRPFASRNRPTFNPKRKGAQGATTITRTDITPTITATLAGKGNRFASSRNRISSPTGPYSSTLGQTGQFSGSRRGFSGRRSFSTSILPSGSGYASGTIRGRGSSRISPSSVFRARGSGPSSIGPGRGSSRNGPRFSSSVFASGPPGSSRYRPGIRASSTLLRGQQPSVRNEDQDDNANDYTATTIVTEETPYTEDDRYYEDDGETGETGTIPFQTTTESIRRTTNPLLKFRRPLTLGNSPVSGRLGNTQRPPTSTTRRNGNLVRPTGSTPNRLSFLAGRTGNRPNLPTYTRPRQGQQNLFPPRGLYNRRPEVTEPTETTDVTETPPPIDEGDEDQEDDEIFEDDEPIDEVVDNDYEASEQDLTSENRRSGKTAYAPRSGGVRIRPFVGRAGRVRRQASQLRALTTNRFRRPSTGHSNSPQAKTEEKPEDNPEPEDNTESTQKSKPASTSRFGGYRGRSQSSRRTNGNTSSKKNKNDSNKPTEGSTEATPSGKPRSRTKSRPSGSRSSSSSSRIKPSPTSSSSRQFTTREKESSSSASRSGYKRPSSSSSRSRSTGKTESYSRPRPPRIRGGGSRSSHTETPVSSKRTSSDGKHKTGSRSSGSRSSSGRRTSSSRNRAVNSQSRDEPRESSFEPKFDGTITVTHYIPAQATIPAVTNGVTELRYVVTARPSTQVLGPDRYSTIVGVDGQPLTVISGDVTGTNAQGHAEVTRFLLHESTTTSITRGPTSIGGRRTTFSRVIPSTVYSVENVVSTQQPTLPAANAPLANILLSQLLLGQLGQGNPLLGGLQQPQQPQQQATPTTRYDTRTTSYVTTITKHQSTVIPLTFRGKEILTTLVDSSVDVITATEFITDTVVITPTAALPTPDINSLLLLLQQPTQPQFQPQLQFQQPNPFDPLFAVTPASTQGNELPGEIDRRLPAEVDYKPSRGSEDDEGEVSSSFRDEDEDEQREPERRHRSRTRKNGFGKPASSGKKEEPIVDESSVVTLYVSGKRPGEFSTVLSTVRVGEDASVSRSRRDIGNPPPVIELQASRGPSLHAAPESIMVLDGGEELVSVHSPTQSLESVVGDVGRHISATMIYA encoded by the coding sequence ATGAACGAGCTGACCACGCCGTTCAAGGACACGACTGCGAATCCACCGACTACTCAAGAACAGACACGAGAGACTCTTGGTAAGGAGGATGAACCGATGATACCAACGAAGCCAACGCCCACCGTCATATCCGGTATGGATAACGAAATACCGAACGATATTGCTCTCGGTGATCCTCAGGGACGTAGCATCAAAGGATCTTCGGGAAAAAACATCGTTCCGTTGAATGACAAGGGTTTGAAGCATTATAGTTCTCAAGTGGAGGTGGTTGCTTCTCCGAGTATTCGACTACTTCCATCCACCGTTTACAAGACGTTCACCTACCTTACGACATTCTACGTACCAGACGAAAATGATGTTACTACTACGTCGGTCAAGTCGCGAGAGGTCATTTCGTCTGAAGTGTCTTATGTGACGGAGTTCATTGCTCCAAGCGCCAGTATCGCCAGTGAAACTACAACAACTGAAACCCCGGTAACCCCACCGGAATCAGAACAGCGTGAAACAACAGCGCCGTCAACCACGACTACGACTACAACGGTCAAAACTGAGACGACGGAAAACACTAGCCCACCTACCACTCCAAAGATAGAAACGTCGTCCGAGTCTACTAGCGAACCGGAGGAGGAGCAAACCACGAAACAAGACGAAGAGATTGAGCTTATTTTCAAAACGCTATATACGACCTACACGTATTTGACAACTTTTTTCCAAGAACAAACGTCTAGTGTTATTAGTCACGAGGTTGTTGAGACAAATATTATCACGCAGACGGTCGACCCCTACTACGATGTGTCCGCTGACGTAGCCAGCCTCTTCGACAAGACCGACTCAGTTCTTATCGCTCCGACGAAATCGCAAGAGATTACTCGGCCATCTTTGATGGTACAACCTGCGGTTCAGAACGAAGACGAAGAGTCGACCGAGGAGGAGGATCACGTTGCCACGACcgaagaatcgagtatttcaaCAATTGATGTCGAACAAGAGACGGAAATTACTACAGAATCTAGTCTTGAGCCAACTCCCTCAGCCGAGGTAACCCCACAGATACATCAAGACGTAGTTAAGACGTATTACACGACCTATACCTACTTCACCACGATATTTGTTGAAGACGAAACCGAGATCGAAACGAGAACTGAAGTTTTCACGAATGTAGTGACCGGCGCTATTCAGCCGAGCACCGTGCTCCCAACAACTCTAAAATCTGAGTTGCCTGACACACCGCCTACACCAGAAACGCCGACAACGGAAAATATGCCGAAGCCACAGGAAATCGAAAAACCGGCAGTGCCACCAGAAATTTTGGCGTACCTAGAGGcaattaagaaacaaaaatcccAGGAGGAGGCCCTTGAACTGgcgaaaaaagtaaaagaggAAACGAACGGTGATGAAACGCTGGTAACTGGAGAAAGTCAGGAGACAACTGAGCCTGCTCCGCCGACAACCCTGCAAGCGCACAGCGACAACGTGCCTGGTGTTGCCGTCATCGAGGAGCCAGAGATGACTCCAAACCCACTTGACGCACCTGGAGAGGTCCTCGGTAGGATGGTGACAGACGTTATATCCACGTCAAGTTCCGGTGGAGGAACTATTCTCGATTCAGGAGAAAGAAGGATCAACACATTCCCTGATGACCAGGAGATTTCCGAATCCAACAACCACGAAGTAGAGCCAGCCGTGACTTTGCTACTTCAGACAAGCTATACCACGTTCACGTATTTCACAACCATGTATAAAGGCGATGCATCTAACGTTGTAAGCCGTCTCGAGACCGTCACTAACACTGTAACGGAAACCATTAGACCTTCTGCAATCGATTCTCAGCCCGTAGTACCGACCATCACCGCTCCATCAACAGAATTCACGACGCTCACCTACTGGACGACCTTCTACAAGGACGGTGACACAATTACCAACAGTCGCGAGGAGACTATCAGCAGCGTGGCTACTCCGGAAATAAATCCATCTCCAACAACAGCGGTAGCACCACTACCCAGTCGCGACTTTGTCGTAGGTGCTGAGGTACAACCCGAAGGAAATTTATTGGATAATGAAGTCCCTTCTCCGATTTCTCCAGTTTCGTCGGAAGCACCATTTAGCACTGAGGACGTGCTAACGCAGCCGGACTATCAGGCTGCGGATGTAAGTAACGTAGGAAATCGAATCGCGGGTAACGATAACGAGTCAATATCACCTGACCCAACTACCTTCTACACGACCTATACCTACTTTACCACATCTTACGTGGGGAACTCGACTGTTCTGAATAGTCGTTTGGAAACTGTAACAAGCATTTCACAGCCAACTGACCGGGCAACCGGGCGGGCAATTGGCGATGGAGCTACAGCGATTCCCAGTGTCCAGGCACTGGACACCATTGACAAACCAAGTCCTGCCAGGGCCACTGGTATTATTTCGACAGTACGTTCAAGTAAGGTGGAGGATGGGACTACGACACATTTTGCCACGGATGTTCGTGGAACTTTTATTAATGGACTTTATGCTCAGGTAATTGAGAGCTCGACACGGATCGAGAAACCCGAAGATTCCACAGCCTCCTCAGCGACAGCTACCCCAGTGCTGCCTACGGGTGTGCTATCTTTGAATCGGGGAAGCATAATCGATGCCGACGAAATCAGTACAGTATACTTCACCACGCGGCAGCTCGGAACTGTTGTTGATGGTCTTTACGCCAAGGTAGTTGAAAGCACTTCCAGCACTAAGATCGACGAGGAACGACGCGCTACTGTCACCCCTACCCAGACCGGAACCCACCGAACTGGTCTAGTTCGCCTCATCGAAGGTTATGTCGAAGCAAACGATACAACTATCTTCTACCGATCTAAGGTAATTGGTACGAGCATCGACGGCAGGTATGCTCAGATAATTGAGAGTACTTCTAGTTGGTTGAGTGCCACCCCGGCAGCAACAGCTTCCGGCGAACTGGCCTCCAGCATTGCACCTAGCGCGACAGATGGTAATATCGCGATGTCAAGCGCTGCTTTTCCAACCCAGGTCCATCCTTCACCTGCCGTTGTAGAATCCTCCATGTCCGATGATCCAACGACAGAATCGTCAACGGAAGACTCTACTGAGGATCTTGAAGACGATacggaggatgaggatgacgATCGTGATGAAAATGGAGACGGGCAGAAAACCTCAAAGAGGTCGAGACTCACTTTCACCACGAAATCGAAATCGTTTACGCCGGTTATACGACCATTTGCTTCTAGAAATCGGCCAACTTTTAATCCAAAACGGAAGGGCGCTCAGGGAGCTACTACGATCACTAGGACAGATATAACTCCCACCATAACAGCAACTCTGGCCGGAAAAGGTAACAGATTTGCATCGTCCCGAAACAGAATAAGCTCACCCACGGGCCCTTACTCGAGTACCCTTGGGCAAACGGGGCAGTTTTCTGGGTCACGGAGAGGATTCTCGGGACGACGTAGTTTCTCTACGTCAATCCTCCCATCTGGCTCTGGATACGCCTCGGGAACCATCAGAGGTAGAGGCTCTTCCCGCATCTCCCCGAGTTCTGTGTTCCGTGCACGAGGATCAGGACCATCCTCCATCGGTCCAGGCAGAGGCTCGTCGAGGAATGGTCCGCGGTTTTCTAGCTCTGTGTTCGCTAGTGGGCCACCCGGGTCATCCAGATACAGACCTGGCATTCGAGCTTCATCAACACTTCTTAGAGGCCAGCAACCAAGTGTACGTAACGAAGACCAGGATGATAATGCGAACGACTACACCGCGACCACTATCGTGACCGAAGAAACTCCTTACACTGAGGACGATCGGTACTATGAGGATGATGGCGAAACTGGGGAAACTGGAACTATACCGTTCCAAACTACCACCGAGTCGATAAGAAGAACAACGAACCCTCTACTGAAATTCCGGAGACCATTAACCTTGGGTAATTCCCCCGTATCAGGAAGACTGGGTAATACACAGCGTCCACCAACGTCGACTACGAGGAGAAATGGAAACCTTGTTAGGCCCACAGGATCTACTCCTAATAGATTATCATTCTTAGCTGGAAGGACGGGGAATAGACCAAACCTACCGACTTACACCAGACCTCGTCAAGGACAACAAAATCTCTTCCCTCCGAGGGGACTCTACAATCGAAGACCCGAGGTAACTGAACCTACTGAAACGACTGATGTGACGGAAACGCCACCACCGATTGATGAGGGCGACGAAGACCAAGAAGACGATGAAATATTTGAGGATGACGAACCGATCGATGAAGTTGTCGATAATGATTACGAGGCGTCGGAACAAGATTTGACGTCAGAAAACCGTCGCTCAGGAAAAACAGCTTATGCTCCAAGAAGTGGAGGTGTCCGTATCAGACCTTTCGTGGGGCGAGCCGGTCGAGTGCGGCGTCAGGCAAGCCAGCTCAGGGCTCTGACAACTAATAGATTCCGAAGACCTTCAACAGGGCACTCGAACAGTCCTCAAGCGAAGACAGAAGAAAAGCCTGAAGATAACCCAGAACCCGAAGATAATACTGAATCAACCCAGAAGTCCAAGCCAGCTAGCACCTCGAGGTTTGGAGGTTACAGAGGTAGGTCACAGTCTTCTCGTAGAACAAATGGTAATACtagtagcaaaaaaaataaaaatgacagcAATAAACCAACCGAGGGTTCCACGGAAGCGACTCCTTCTGGAAAGCCAAGATCACGAACGAAATCACGACCTTCGGGTTCCAGGAGTTCCTCCTCTTCATCTCGGATAAAACCCTCACCGACGAGCAGCAGTAGCAGACAATTCACCACGAGGGAAAAAGAATCGTCGTCGTCTGCTTCTAGGTCTGGATATAAACGACCGAGCTCGAGCAGTTCACGGAGCAGATCGACCGGAAAAACAGAATCATATTCTAGACCGAGACCCCCACGGATTCGTGGCGGAGGATCCCGTTCCTCTCATACCGAGACGCCTGTTAGCTCTAAGCGTACATCATCTGACGGCAAACACAAAACTGGCTCAAGATCTTCAGgaagcagaagcagcagcGGACGCAGAACGTCGTCATCGCGCAACCGGGCAGTAAACTCACAATCTCGGGATGAGCCCAGAGAATCATCTTTCGAGCCTAAATTCGACGGTACTATAACAGTAACGCACTACATACCAGCTCAAGCTACAATTCCTGCAGTTACCAATGGTGTAACAGAGCTAAGATATGTTGTCACAGCACGACCAAGCACCCAAGTTCTTGGCCCTGACCGCTACAGCACAATTGTCGGCGTAGACGGACAACCGTTGACCGTCATTTCCGGGGATGTAACTGGGACGAATGCACAAGGCCATGCGGAGGTGACAAGGTTTCTTCTCCACGAGTCTACGACGACGTCTATCACCCGTGGACCAACATCGATTGGCGGACGACGGACAACGTTTTCCCGGGTGATACCCTCGACTGTGTACTCCGTTGAAAATGTAGTATCAACGCAACAACCCACTCTTCCAGCAGCAAATGCTCCCCTGGCGAACATTCTGCTCTCGCAACTTCTCCTTGGGCAGCTTGGTCAAGGAAATCCACTCCTCGGCGGTCTTCAGCAGCCGCAACAGCCACAGCAACAAGCAACCCCGACCACTCGTTACGATACGCGCACCACCTCTTACGTCACAACGATTACCAAGCACCAAAGCACCGTGATTCCACTGACGTTCCGAGGCAAGGAGATTCTCACGACCCTCGTCGATTCTTCCGTCGATGTCATAACCGCGACTGAGTTCATTACCGACACAGTGGTTATTACGCCAACTGCCGCATTACCAACTCCCGACATAAATTCCCTTCTTCTGCTACTTCAACAGCCCACGCAACCCCAGTTTCAGCCCCAGCTCCAATTCCAACAACCCAACCCATTCGATCCTCTCTTCGCCGTGACCCCAGCTAGCACGCAGGGTAACGAACTACCCGGCGAAATCGACCGTAGACTTCCCGCAGAGGTAGATTACAAACCATCCAGGGGATCAGAGGACGACGAGGGGGAAGTATCTTCGTCATTCCGCGacgaagatgaagatgaaCAACGAGAGCCGGAGCGTCGTCACAGGTCCAGGACGCGCAAGAACGGATTTGGGAAGCCGGCAAGCTCGGGAAAGAAGGAGGAACCTATAGTTGATGAGTCATCTGTCGTGACACTATACGTATCGGGTAAACGCCCAGGGGAGTTCAGCACTGTTTTGAGCACAGTTCGTGTCGGCGAGGACGCGTCAGTCTCGCGAAGCCGCAGGGACATCGGTAACCCACCACCCGTGATCGAGCTCCAAGCATCACGAGGACCATCCCTTCACGCGGCGCCCGAGAGCATTATGGTTTTGGACGGAGGCGAGGAACTCGTCAGCGTGCACTCGCCAACTCAGAGTCTAGAGAGCGTAGTTGGCGACGTCGGTCGACACATTTCTGCGACAATGATCTACGCCTAA